In one window of Brachyhypopomus gauderio isolate BG-103 chromosome 16, BGAUD_0.2, whole genome shotgun sequence DNA:
- the LOC143477915 gene encoding NACHT, LRR and PYD domains-containing protein 3-like, whose amino-acid sequence MTNFTSCSRSETGLTADMTEATSNVSHTSQAASDMTPLTQMHEMSLNKAHAGPVSEKRYSHLESLAPPLCGGTSVKNKTFMESVPSCQDEVGSTTQSSRPASPVHSCVSIKSDCSIQIPPTLQAENTSISEAVVQEKPLLSPTSHLSFKSDWSMEQPVRFTDKSYPSGYGIKQHPEKRTDQSISFTTSRSEMSMSLAEDELNTTLKSTLKNRFQRLSDGLQNPSCSTLLNDIYTELYITEGGVGEVNNEHEVRRIEVASRRHLSAEDTPIKCNDIFNPLPGQDKPIKTMLTKGVAGIGKTVSVQKFILDWAEGKANQDVHYIFPLLFRELNLLRDQKYSLNDLLQRFFLIEVDITSLEAKDRCLIFIFDGLDECRLNLDFQNNENLWDITTATSVDVLLTNLINGKLLPSAHIWITSRPAAASQIPTECVSQVTEIRGFGDPQKEEYFRKRIIDQSLATRTIAHLKSSRSLYIMCHIPVFCWISATVLERMLRETEGAAVPKTLTQMYTHFLIQMCMGKRKYTDATCMDKEMIFKLGQLAFRQLVKGNLIFYEEDLNECGIDVKDAVVYSGVCTQVFREEFELHCGKGKVFCFVHLSIQEHLAALYVYMAFSEGDGVVLNCWRPRNSENMSPCSSICDLYQSAVDRTLQNRDGQFDLFLRFLLGLSQESNHSLLRMLLPEMPVWGPQSMQETIEYIKIRIRMNPPPEKYINLFYCLNELNDFSLEEEIQNFQSSGRLSKTKLSSLQWSALVFVLLTSERELDVFDLRKYSLDNADECLRRMLPVIMASRTAELRNCNLSENSFPALASALNSKSSNLKELKLSGNTLHGSGVTILSEGFKSAHCKLEILELSDCNITADDCTSLTSALNSNPSFLRELDLSFNLLGDFGMNLLSGALRNPCCRLEKLKLFSCELTVKSCKAMSRALRSNCHLTELDLSKNTLQDSGAKLLSDGLKSPRCKLRSLSLTDCRLTDVGCLWLCTALKCNPSHLREFCLNRNRLRNTGVKIISDLLKEPNCKLEKLSLSYCDVSEEGCATLASALVLNPSYLKELQLIGNKPGDVGRRRLSALQEHKDYRLEKLQL is encoded by the exons ATGACTAACTTTACGTCGTGCTCAAGATCAGAAACTGGACT GACTGCTGACATGACTGAAGCAACATCTAATGTGTCCCACACGAGCCAGGCTGCCTCAGATATGACCCCTCTCACACAAATGCACGAAATGTCCCTCAATAAAGCCCATGCTGGTCCTGTTTCAGAGAAG aGGTACTCCCATTTGGAGAGTTTAGCCCCGCCTCTCTGCGGCGGTACGTCCGTGAAGAACAAAACCTTTATGGAGTCTGTGCCCAGCTGTCAGGATGAAGTCGGGTCCACAACACAGAG CTCAAGGCCAGCCTCTCCTGTGCACAGCTGTGTGTCCATAAAGAGTGACTGCTCGATTCAAATCCCACCAACACTTCAGGCGGAAAATACATCCATTTCTGA GGCCGTAGTGCAGGAGAAGCCACTCCTCTCACCAACGAGCCATTTGTCTTTCAAAAGTGATTGGTCGATGGAACAGCCAGTGAGGTTCACAGATAAGTCATATCCTTCTGGATATGG GATCAAGCAACATCCTGAGAAGAGAACTGACCAGAGCATCAGTTTCACTACTAGTCGCTCTGAAAT GTCCATGTCTTTAGCTGAAGATGAACTGAACACAACATTGAAATCCACTCTAAAGAATCGGTTCCAGCGACTATCTGATGGACTACAAAATCCTAGCTGTTCAACATTGCTCAATGACATCTATACAGAGCTTTACATCACAGAGGGGGGAGTTGGAGAAGTCAATAATGAACACGAAGTAAGACGGATTGAGGTAGCATCCAGGAGACACTTGTCAGCTGAGGACACTCCTATCAAATGCAATGACATCTTCAATCCCCTACCTGGACAAGATAAACCCATCAAAACTATGCTCACAAAGggagttgctggaattggaAAAACTGTCTCTGTGCAGAAATTTATTCTAGACTGGGCTGAAGGCAAAGCAAATCAAGATGTCCACTACATATTTCCACTTCTTTTCAGGGAATTGAATTTGTTGAGGGACCAGAAATATAGCCTGAATGACCTTCTGCAAAGGTTTTTCTTGATAGAAGTTGATATAACATCACTTGAAGCAAAAGACCGCTGTCTAATTTTCATTTTTGATGGTCTAGATGAGTGTCGCCTTAATTTAGATTTTCAGAACAATGAGAATTTATGGGATATAACAACAGCCACTTCAGTAGATGTTCTGTTGACAAACCTCATCAACGGGAAACTGCTTCCCTCTGCTCACATTTGGATCACCTCTCGACCTGCAGCAGCCAGTCAAATTCCTACCGAATGTGTTAGTCAAGTCACAGAGATCCGGGGATTCGGGGACCCTCAGAAGgaggagtacttcaggaagCGAATCATCGACCAGAGCCTGGCCACTAGGACCATTGCACACTTGAAGTCATCAAGGAGCCTCTACATCATGTGTCACATTCCGGTCTTCTGCTGGATTTCGGCCACCGTCCTCGAGAGAATGTTGAGAGAAACCGAAGGGGCGGCGGTGCCCAAGACCCTGACTCAAATGTACACGCACTTTCTCATCCAAATGTGCATGGGTAAGAGAAAATACACTGACGCCACATGCATGGACAAAGAGATGATCTTCAAGCTTGGGCAGCTCGCCTTCAGGCAATTAGTAAAAGGCAATCTGATCTTCTACGAGGAAGACCTGAACGAGTGCGGCATTGATGTCAAAGATGCGGTGGTGTATTCGGGAGTGTGCACGCAGGTCTTCAGGGAGGAGTTTGAGCTACACTGTGGGAAGGGGAAGGTCTTCTGCTTTGTGCACCTGAGCATTCAGGAGCATCTGGCAGCATTGTATGTCTACATGGCCTTCAGTGAAGGCGACGGAGTCGTGCTAAATTGTTGGAGACCAAGGAACTCTGAGAACATGTCTCCATGTTCTTCCATCTGTGACCTTTACCAAAGTGCAGTGGACAGGACCCTGCAGAACAGAGATGGGCAGTTTGACCTGTTCCTCCGGTTCCTGCTTGGCCTCTCCCAGGAGAGCAACCATTCTCTCCTGAGGATGCTGTTGCCTGAGATGCCTGTGTGGGGTCCCCAGAGTATGCAGGAAACGATCGAGTACATTAAAATCCGGATCAGGATGAATCCCCCTCCAGAGAAATACATCAACCTGTTTTACTGcctgaatgaactgaatgacTTTTCCCTGGAGGAGGAGATACAAAACTTCCAAAGTAGCGGCCGCCTCTCGAAGACCAAGCTCTCCTCGCTGCAGTGGTCAGCTCTGGTCTTTGTGCTGTTGACCTCAGAGAGAGAGCTCGATGTCTTTGACCTGAGGAAGTACAGCTTGGACAACGCTGACGAATGTCTTCGGAGAATGTTACCTGTCATAATGGCATCCAGAACAGCtga ACTCAGGAACTGCAATCTCTCAGAGAACAGCTTTCCAGCTCTTGCCTCAGCCCTTAACTCAAAATCGTCAAATCTCAAAGAGCTGAAACTGAGTGGAAACACATTGCATGGGTCTGGTGTAACAATCCTTTCTGAGGGGTTCAAGAGTGCGCACTGTAAACTGGAAATACTGGA GCTGTCGGACTGTAATATCACAGCAGACGACTGCACCTCGCTGACTTCAGCTCTCAACTCCAACCCTTCATTTCTGAGAGAGCTGGACCTCAGCTTCAATCTGCTGGGGGATTTTGGAATGAACCTTCTCTCCGGAGCTCTTCGGAATCCATGCTGCAGGCTGGAGAAATTAAA GTTGTTTAGCTGTGAACTAACAGTGAAAAGCTGTAAGGCCATGTCTCGCGCTCTGAGAAGTAACTGTCACTTGACCGAGCTGGACTTGAGTAAGAACACACTGCAGGACTCTGGAGCGAAGCTGCTTTCTGACGGACTGAAGAGTCCTCGCTGTAAGCTGAGGAGCCTTAG cCTAACGGACTGCCGCCTAACGGATGTTGGGTGTCTGTGGCTCTGCACTGCTCTGAAATGTAACCCCTCTCACCTCCGTGAGTTCTGTCTGAACAGGAACAGACTTAGAAACACTGGGGTAAAAATCATCTCCGACCTCCTGAAAGAGCCGAACTGTAAGCTGgagaaactgag CCTGTCATATTGCGATGTCTCAGAAGAAGGCTGTGCTACTCTGGCCTCAGCTCTTGTGCTGAACCCCTCCTACTTGAAAGAGCTACAGCTGATTGGGAACAAGCCAGGAGATGTCGGGAGGAGACGGCTGTCGGCTCTGCAAGAGCATAAGGATTACAGACTGGAGAAATTACA ACTGTAG
- the LOC143477591 gene encoding calponin-3-like: MAQFNKGPAYGLSAEVRSKIAQKYDLQKEEELRYWIEEVTGMPIGENFQVGLKDGVILCELINKLQPGSVKKINHSKLNWHKLENLGNFIKAILNYGLKPNDIFEANDLFENGNMTQVQTTLLALASMAKTKGLDSKVDIGVKYADKQERNFDDEKMKAGNCVIGLQMGTNKCASQAGMTAYGTRRHLYDPKTQTEKPYDQTTISLQMGTNKGASQAGMAAPGTRRDIYDQKVSVQPLDNSTISLQMGTNKAASQKGMSVYGLGRQIYDPKYCSSSGEPGEHSNGSQDTGTNGSEISDGDYQAEYQGEYPPQYQDDYQPHYDQGIDY; encoded by the exons ATGGCTCAGTTCAACAAGGGCCCCGCGTACGGTTTGTCTGCGGAAGTCAGAAGCAAG ATTGCTCAAAAATATGACCTGCAAAAAGAGGAGGAGCTACGTTACTGGATCGAGGAAGTGACTGGCATGCCGATTGGGGAGAACTTCCAGGTTGGCCTGAAGGACGGCGTGATCCTGTGCGA GCTCATCAACAAGCTGCAGCCTGGCTCTGTGAAGAAGATTAACCATTCCAAACTCAACTGGCACAAG CTGGAGAACCTGGGAAACTTCATCAAGGCCATCCTCAACTATGGCCTAAAGCCAAACGACATATTTGAAGCCAACGACCTGTTTGAGAACGGGAACATGACCCAGGTGCAGACCACGCTGCTCGCCCTGGCCAGCATG GCAAAGACCAAAGGGTTGGACAGTAAAGTTGATATCGGCGTGAAATATGCAGACAAGCAGGAACGGAACTTTGATGACGAGAAGATGAAGGCTGGCAACTGCGTCATTGGCCTACAG ATGGGGACTAATAAATGTGCTAGCCAGGCTGGAATGACTGCCTACGGCACCCGCCGACATCTTTATGACCCGAAGACTCAAACGGAAAAGCCGTATGATCAGACCACCATTAGTCTGCAGATGGGCACAAACAAAGGAGCGAGtcag GCTGGCATGGCTGCTCCTGGCACCAGGAGGGACATTTATGACCAGAAGGTCTCCGTCCAGCCGCtggacaactccaccatctccttgCAGATGGGCACCAACAAGGCGGCGTCGCAGAAGGGCATGAGCGTCTACGGCCTGGGCAGGCAGATCTATGACCCAAAGTACTGCAGCTCGTCCGGGGAACCCGGGGAGCACTCCAACGGCAGCCAGGACACGGGCACGAACGGCTCCGAGATCAGCGACGGCGACTACCAGGCCGAGTACCAGGGGGAGTACCCGCCACAGTACCAGGACGACTACCAGCCCCACTATGACCAAGGCATCGATTACTAG